Proteins encoded within one genomic window of Episyrphus balteatus chromosome 1, idEpiBalt1.1, whole genome shotgun sequence:
- the LOC129906692 gene encoding putative inorganic phosphate cotransporter produces the protein MTVEISKGPVVGTRHLQAFLIFLSIVVNYVAKFNISVAVVAMTDSANANPNFEEYDWTPAQKSYILSSFFWGYAITQFPGGYLCRLIGAKWTMFISTLGSAAFAIITPFLVPLGWGVFCAIRVVQGLFQGFLFPAIHAHLAMWAPVEERNRLGALSNTGIECGTLVAMFLSGIIASSSMGWPGISYVSGGLGLIWCVIWLIFASDTPAGSRFISHEEKSYIMASLNQQQKGVEVQSIPVPWAAMLTSLPFWALLVARCAEAWGLSTLQTQIPSYMSGVLEMDVKSSSLYSSLPYLAMWIMSFVYLISSEILLSKKWLTLTGLRRSFSTIASWIPAIGLIGIGFLGKEQKTLAITLMIVTVGLNSAATIGSGLNTIDLSPNHAGIIMGIVNSAANCVPIITPLLVGFIVVDEHERSEWQIVFIISAVIFFFGNLFYIIFGSTDLQPWDDENFLRPNPRIVYDIKPRPSQPIILVNM, from the exons atgaCTGTGGAAATATCAAAAG GTCCTGTAGTTGGCACAAGACATTTGCAAGCCTTTCTCATATTTCTATCAATTGTTGTTAATTATGTTGCCAAGTTCAAtattagtgttgccgttgtcgCAATGACCGATTCAGCAAATGCAAATCCAAATTTTGAg gAATACGACTGGACTCCAGCACAAAAGTCATACATTTTAAGCAGTTTCTTTTGGGGTTATGCGATAACTCAATTCCCTGGCGGTTATCTGTGTCGTTTAATTGGTGCCAAATGGACAATGTTTATATCCACTTTAGGATCAGCTGCTTTTGCTATAATCACTCCATTTTTAGTACCTCTTGGCTGGGGAGTTTTCTGTGCGATAAGAGTGGTTCAAGGTCTCTTTCAAGGCTTTTTGTTTCCAGCAATTCATGCTCATTTAGCAATGTGGGCACCAGTTGAAGAACGTAATAGATTAGGAGCACTCAGTAACACTGGAATCGAATGTGGAACCCTAGTTGCTATGTTTTTAAGTGGTATTATAGCTTCATCAAGCATGGGCTGGCCGGGTATTTCGTACGTCTCAGGAGGTCTTGGATTGATTTGGTGTGTAATTTGGTTGATTTTTGCATCCGATACTCCTGCTGGATCGAGATTTATTTCCCATGAAGAAAAGTCGTACATCATGGCTTCATTgaaccaacaacaaaaaggaGTCGAAGTTCAAAGTATACCAGTTCCTTGGGCTGCCATGTTGACATCATTACCATTCTGGGCTTTATTGGTTGCCCGTTGTGCTGAAGCTTGGGGTCTGTCAACTTTGCAAACACAAATTCCATCCTACATGAGTGGAGTCCTTGAGATGGATGTGAAATCAAGTTCCCTCTATTCATCGCTGCCTTATTTGGCAATGTGGATTATGTCCTTTGTCTATTTGATTTCTTCGGAAATCTTACTTTCGAAAAAATGGCTAACTCTAACAGGACTTCGGAGATCATTTAGTACAATAGCTTCTTGGATTCCAGCTATAGGACTGATAGGAATCGGATTTCTTGGAAAAGAACAGAAAACTTTGGCTATTACTTTGATGATTGTTACTGTGGGCTTGAATTCAGCTGCCACAATTGGAAGTGGTTTGAATACAATTGACTTGTCACCAAATCATGCTGGTATCATTATGGGCATTGTTAATAGTGCTGCAAATTGTGTTCCAATTATTACGCCATTATTGGTTGGATTTATTGTTGTTGATGaa cACGAAAGATCAGAATGGCAGATCGTGTTTATAATCTCAGCAGTGATCTTCTTCTTTGGAAATCTATTCTACATAATCTTTGGTTCAACAGATCTTCAACCCTGGGATGATGAAAATTTCCTTCGACCAAACCCAAGAATAGTTTATGATATTAAACCGAGACCTTCACAGCCAATTATTTTAGTAAACATGTAA